The proteins below come from a single Caulobacter flavus genomic window:
- a CDS encoding aldo/keto reductase: MKTRKLGDGLEVSALGLGCMGMSWAYGPAPDKQAMFDLMAKAVDLGVTFFDTAEVYGPYVNEELVGEGLKPFRDKVVIATKFGFDIAPDEAGVARMRGVNSRPDNIRAVAEASLKRLGVEVIDLFYQHRVDPNVPIEDVAGTVRDLIAEGKVKHFGLSEAGAATIRKAQAVQPVAALQSEYSLWTRGIEAEVLPAIRELGIGLVPYSPLGRGFLTGAIKAGDGFGKDDFRSTLPRFQGEAIAKNQSLVEALVELAAEKGVTPAQLALAWLLAQGPDIAPIPGTTKVARLRENIGAVDVTLSAEDLARIAAAVPETEVEGARYAEAGLAMVGR; this comes from the coding sequence ATGAAGACGCGCAAACTCGGCGACGGCCTCGAAGTCTCGGCCCTCGGTCTCGGCTGCATGGGCATGAGCTGGGCCTATGGGCCCGCGCCCGACAAGCAGGCGATGTTCGACCTGATGGCCAAGGCCGTGGACCTGGGCGTCACCTTCTTCGACACCGCCGAGGTCTATGGACCCTACGTGAACGAGGAACTGGTCGGCGAGGGCCTCAAGCCCTTCCGCGACAAGGTGGTGATCGCCACCAAGTTCGGCTTCGACATCGCCCCCGACGAGGCGGGCGTGGCCCGCATGCGCGGCGTCAACTCGCGGCCCGACAACATCCGCGCCGTGGCCGAGGCCTCGCTCAAGCGCCTGGGCGTCGAGGTGATCGACCTCTTCTACCAGCACCGCGTCGATCCGAACGTGCCGATCGAGGACGTGGCCGGAACCGTCAGGGACCTGATCGCCGAGGGCAAGGTCAAGCACTTCGGCCTCTCGGAGGCCGGCGCGGCCACGATCCGCAAGGCCCAGGCGGTGCAGCCGGTGGCGGCCCTGCAGAGCGAGTATTCGCTGTGGACGCGCGGGATCGAAGCCGAGGTGCTGCCGGCCATCCGTGAACTGGGCATCGGCCTGGTGCCCTACAGCCCGCTGGGCCGGGGCTTCCTGACCGGCGCGATCAAGGCCGGCGACGGTTTCGGCAAGGACGACTTCCGCTCGACCCTGCCGCGCTTCCAGGGCGAGGCGATCGCCAAGAACCAGTCGCTGGTCGAGGCGCTGGTCGAGCTGGCCGCCGAGAAGGGCGTGACCCCGGCCCAGCTGGCCCTGGCCTGGCTGCTGGCGCAAGGGCCCGACATCGCCCCGATCCCGGGCACGACCAAGGTCGCGCGCCTGCGGGAGAACATCGGCGCGGTGGACGTGACGCTGTCGGCCGAGGACCTGGCGCGGATCGCCGCGGCGGTGCCGGAGACGGAAGTCGAGGGCGCGCGCTACGCCGAGGCCGGGTTGGCGATGGTGGGGCGTTAG
- a CDS encoding bifunctional nicotinamide-nucleotide adenylyltransferase/Nudix hydroxylase: protein MRFDYLVLIGRFQPFHNGHAAVLRHALRLARKVIVLTGSAGQPRTVRNPFNAAERAVMIRAAAGEDAARLIVEPLRDRLYGETLWVGDVQRIVAEAVARDGAGEEAKVGLIGRNKDDSTAAYLAAFPQWELVDVQHAEVLSATELRDWLLTGEAGGLRLVEANVPGPVFEMLTAFRDGSPAYAQLARELAFIKTYRQAWAAAPYAPTFVTADAVVVHSGHVLLVRRRAEPGRGLWALPGGFVNQGETVQEAAIRELQEETRVKIPPAVLRGSIRASRVFDHPDRSLRGRTITHAFHFDFPAGALPRVKGSDDAEQARWVPVSEALLMEEQFFEDHFHILEHFVGA, encoded by the coding sequence ATGCGCTTCGACTATCTCGTCCTGATCGGACGCTTCCAGCCGTTCCACAACGGCCACGCCGCCGTGTTGCGGCACGCCCTGCGCCTGGCGCGCAAGGTGATCGTCCTGACCGGCAGCGCCGGCCAGCCCCGCACCGTCCGCAATCCCTTCAACGCCGCCGAACGGGCGGTGATGATCCGCGCCGCCGCCGGCGAGGACGCCGCGCGACTGATCGTCGAGCCGCTGCGCGACCGCCTCTACGGCGAGACCCTGTGGGTCGGCGACGTGCAGCGGATCGTCGCCGAGGCCGTGGCTCGGGACGGCGCGGGCGAAGAGGCCAAGGTCGGGCTGATCGGCCGCAACAAGGACGACTCCACCGCCGCCTATCTCGCCGCGTTCCCGCAATGGGAACTGGTCGACGTGCAGCACGCCGAGGTGCTGTCGGCCACCGAGCTGCGCGACTGGCTGCTGACCGGCGAGGCCGGGGGCCTGCGGCTGGTGGAGGCCAACGTGCCCGGCCCGGTGTTCGAGATGCTGACGGCGTTCCGCGACGGTTCGCCCGCCTACGCCCAGCTGGCCCGCGAGCTCGCCTTCATCAAGACCTATCGCCAGGCCTGGGCCGCCGCGCCCTACGCGCCGACCTTCGTCACCGCCGACGCGGTGGTGGTCCATTCGGGCCACGTGCTGCTGGTGCGCCGCCGGGCCGAGCCGGGGCGGGGGCTCTGGGCCTTGCCGGGCGGCTTCGTGAACCAGGGCGAGACCGTGCAGGAGGCGGCGATCCGCGAGCTGCAGGAGGAGACCAGGGTGAAGATCCCTCCGGCCGTGCTGCGCGGCTCGATCAGGGCCAGCCGGGTGTTCGATCACCCGGACCGCTCGCTGCGCGGCCGCACGATCACCCACGCCTTCCACTTCGACTTCCCCGCCGGCGCCCTGCCGCGCGTGAAGGGCTCCGACGACGCCGAGCAGGCGCGCTGGGTCCCCGTCAGCGAGGCGCTGCTGATGGAGGAACAGTTCTTCGAGGACCACTTCCACATCCTCGAACACTTCGTCGGCGCCTGA
- a CDS encoding peptidylprolyl isomerase produces MTPVRNPRSLLTAAVLGLALLVAACGRGGVDERPPEPGDTAVARVDGHAVWASDVKREAVAQGLIGEGEPLDVSSDLFRRVLDEVIDQKLLAAEAIERKLDKDPVAQRRLAAARERILGDMLVEGMVEKAVTEDNIRGLYGEQQKLTKQSEEIRARQILVPTQAEAESVKKLLATGASFDALAMERSKDEATRFKGGDLDYFTVDIMPEPYAAALKDAKKGDLVGPFAITGGWVVMRVEDKRQEAPMSLEEARPQIVRFLTYDQVRDLLEKLRGGAKVEMLVGKGQDIPGAPQEPASAPPGGGDAAPSSDLDNAPPASAPAQNSAQKK; encoded by the coding sequence ATGACCCCCGTCCGTAATCCTCGCTCGCTCCTCACCGCCGCCGTTCTCGGCCTGGCGCTGCTGGTCGCCGCCTGCGGCCGCGGCGGCGTCGACGAACGCCCGCCGGAGCCCGGCGACACGGCCGTTGCCCGGGTCGACGGCCACGCCGTCTGGGCCTCGGACGTCAAGCGCGAGGCGGTCGCTCAGGGCCTGATCGGCGAAGGCGAGCCGCTGGACGTCTCGTCCGACCTGTTCCGTCGCGTCCTCGACGAGGTGATCGACCAGAAGCTGCTGGCCGCCGAGGCCATCGAGCGCAAGCTCGACAAGGATCCCGTGGCCCAGCGCCGCCTTGCCGCCGCCCGCGAGCGGATCCTCGGCGACATGCTGGTCGAGGGCATGGTCGAGAAGGCTGTCACCGAAGACAACATCCGCGGCCTCTACGGCGAGCAGCAGAAGCTGACCAAGCAGTCCGAGGAGATCCGCGCCCGCCAGATCCTGGTGCCCACCCAGGCCGAGGCCGAAAGCGTCAAGAAGCTGCTGGCGACCGGCGCCTCGTTCGACGCCCTGGCCATGGAGCGCTCGAAGGACGAGGCCACCCGCTTCAAGGGCGGCGACCTCGACTACTTCACCGTCGACATCATGCCCGAGCCCTACGCCGCAGCCCTGAAGGACGCCAAGAAGGGCGACCTGGTCGGCCCGTTCGCGATCACCGGCGGCTGGGTGGTGATGCGCGTCGAGGACAAGCGCCAGGAAGCGCCGATGAGCCTGGAGGAAGCCCGTCCGCAGATCGTGCGTTTCCTCACCTACGACCAGGTCCGCGACCTGCTGGAGAAACTGCGCGGCGGCGCCAAGGTGGAGATGCTGGTCGGCAAGGGCCAGGACATCCCCGGCGCCCCGCAGGAACCGGCCTCCGCGCCGCCCGGAGGCGGCGACGCCGCCCCCAGTTCCGACCTCGACAACGCCCCGCCCGCCTCGGCTCCGGCCCAGAACTCGGCCCAGAAGAAATGA
- a CDS encoding type 1 glutamine amidotransferase domain-containing protein: MQILIVLTSHDTLGDTGKKTGFWLEELAAPYYVFKDAGAQLVLASPKGGQPPLDPKSDLPDFQTDMTRRFQADEAALEALARTVPLADVNAADFDAVFYPGGHGPLWDLAESPVSAALIEAFDRAGKPQALVCHAPGVLRHVKAADGRPLVAGRKVTGFTNGEEDAVELTNIVPFLVEDMLKASGGLYEKGPDWAPHVVEDGSLITGQNPASSEAAAHALVKRLAGA, translated from the coding sequence ATGCAGATCCTGATCGTCCTCACCTCGCACGACACCCTCGGCGACACCGGCAAGAAGACCGGCTTCTGGCTCGAGGAGCTGGCCGCGCCCTACTACGTGTTCAAGGACGCCGGCGCGCAGCTGGTCCTGGCCTCGCCCAAGGGCGGCCAGCCGCCGCTCGATCCCAAGAGCGACCTGCCCGACTTCCAGACCGACATGACCCGCCGCTTCCAGGCCGACGAGGCCGCGCTGGAGGCCCTGGCCCGGACCGTTCCGCTGGCCGACGTGAACGCCGCCGACTTCGACGCGGTCTTCTATCCCGGCGGGCACGGCCCGCTGTGGGACCTGGCGGAATCGCCCGTCTCCGCCGCGCTGATCGAGGCCTTCGACCGCGCCGGCAAGCCCCAGGCCCTGGTCTGTCACGCACCGGGCGTCCTGCGCCACGTCAAGGCCGCCGACGGCCGTCCGCTGGTGGCCGGCCGCAAGGTCACCGGCTTCACCAACGGCGAGGAGGACGCCGTCGAGCTGACGAATATCGTGCCGTTCCTGGTCGAGGACATGCTCAAGGCGAGCGGCGGCCTCTACGAAAAGGGCCCCGACTGGGCGCCTCACGTGGTCGAGGACGGCAGCCTGATCACCGGCCAGAACCCCGCCAGCAGCGAGGCCGCCGCCCACGCCCTGGTCAAGCGCCTGGCCGGGGCCTGA
- a CDS encoding VOC family protein — translation MPKISPFLWFDKEALEAAEFYVSIFPNSRIVSVNRYPQDVPPPAGPGGSVSTVYFELDGQPHVALNGGPHFKFTEAISLSIDCDGQAEVDRYWDGLLAGGGTPSQCGWLKDRYGLSWQVTPRQLIELTTGPDKAVAGRVFAAMMTMSKIDVPTLEKAARGE, via the coding sequence ATGCCGAAGATCTCGCCGTTCCTGTGGTTCGACAAGGAGGCCCTGGAGGCCGCCGAGTTCTACGTCTCGATCTTCCCCAATTCACGGATCGTCTCGGTCAACCGCTATCCGCAGGACGTGCCGCCGCCGGCCGGTCCGGGCGGCTCGGTGTCGACGGTCTATTTCGAGCTCGACGGCCAGCCCCACGTGGCGCTGAACGGCGGGCCGCACTTCAAGTTCACCGAGGCCATCTCGCTGTCGATCGACTGCGACGGCCAGGCCGAGGTCGACCGGTATTGGGACGGCCTGCTGGCCGGCGGCGGCACGCCCTCGCAGTGCGGCTGGCTGAAGGACCGCTACGGTCTGTCCTGGCAGGTCACGCCGCGACAGCTGATCGAGCTGACCACCGGCCCGGACAAGGCCGTCGCCGGCCGCGTCTTCGCCGCCATGATGACCATGAGCAAGATCGACGTGCCCACGCTGGAAAAGGCCGCGCGCGGCGAATGA
- a CDS encoding LysR family transcriptional regulator, whose translation MSTRPLPDLAVFALVAERRSFRAAAQVLGVTASALSHTIRNLEARLDVRLLNRTTRSVAPTEAGERLLARLGPALADIDAALDEVAMFRDRPAGRLRINVASTAARMLLAPRLGGFMNAYPDVRVEIVCEDALADIVAGGFDCGVRLGERLQADMIAVPLGGELSQALVATPDYIARHGAPTQPEDLMTGHRCLLVRRASGQPYPWEFERKGRLVVVTPPPALLTDNGLVMLEACRAGAGLAFPFREAVADDIAQGRLVSLLEDWCEPFPGFFLYYPSRRQLSPALRAFIDWMRA comes from the coding sequence ATGTCCACCCGCCCCCTGCCCGACCTCGCCGTCTTCGCCCTGGTCGCCGAGCGTCGCAGCTTCCGCGCCGCCGCCCAGGTGCTGGGCGTAACCGCCTCGGCCCTCAGCCACACGATCCGCAACCTCGAGGCCCGCCTCGACGTGCGGCTGCTCAACCGCACCACCCGCAGCGTCGCCCCCACCGAGGCGGGCGAGCGGCTGCTGGCGCGGCTGGGTCCGGCCCTGGCCGACATCGACGCGGCGCTGGACGAGGTGGCGATGTTCCGCGACCGGCCGGCCGGCCGCCTGCGCATCAACGTCGCCAGCACGGCCGCCCGCATGCTGCTGGCCCCGCGCCTGGGCGGCTTCATGAACGCCTATCCCGACGTGCGGGTAGAGATCGTCTGCGAGGACGCCCTGGCCGACATCGTCGCCGGCGGCTTCGACTGCGGCGTGCGACTGGGCGAGCGGCTGCAGGCCGACATGATCGCCGTGCCACTGGGCGGCGAGCTGTCCCAGGCCCTGGTCGCCACGCCCGACTACATCGCCCGCCACGGCGCGCCCACCCAGCCGGAAGACCTGATGACCGGCCACCGCTGCCTGCTGGTGCGCCGCGCCTCGGGCCAGCCCTATCCGTGGGAGTTCGAGCGCAAGGGCCGGCTCGTCGTCGTCACGCCGCCGCCGGCCCTGCTCACCGACAACGGCTTGGTCATGCTGGAGGCCTGCCGGGCCGGCGCGGGCCTGGCCTTCCCGTTCCGCGAAGCCGTCGCCGACGACATCGCGCAGGGGCGCCTGGTCTCGCTGCTGGAAGACTGGTGCGAGCCCTTCCCCGGCTTCTTCCTCTACTACCCCAGCCGCCGCCAGCTCTCCCCAGCCCTGCGGGCGTTCATCGACTGGATGCGGGCGTGA
- the argJ gene encoding bifunctional glutamate N-acetyltransferase/amino-acid acetyltransferase ArgJ, protein MTRKPTTTSTDKAAAKTKAAPKAAEKTPATTTPAEIVGQVGATVGHALDRALDPLASALKRAGLRRAQKSAGETPAQAAAPPPAAPGKPGLAVSPLVVPFPTIPPIAGVEIATGRAGFYKHERPDLLLMRFAEGTSGAGVFTRHGVGSAPVDWCKRQLAATGGADVRALVVNAGCANSFTGKPGADAVRRVATAVGKRFDCRQRDVMMASTGVIGVILDDSKITSNLREVETRLTPDGWAAAASAIMTTDTFPKGAYATATIDGHEVKIAGIAKGSGMIAPDMATMLAFVATDAAIAPAALQTLVSLYTRTTFNCVTVDGDRSTNDTLLLFATGQSGAPKISRAGDKRLADFREKLEGVLLDLAMQLVRDGEGATKFVKITVNGAESPLSARKIARTIAESPLVKTAFAGEDANWGRIVMAVGRADEPVNREKISVRFGDLYAARDGLVSAEYDEAAMSAYMKHQELEVTVEVGVGKGSSTVWTCDLTKQYVAINGDYRS, encoded by the coding sequence ATGACCCGCAAGCCCACCACGACCTCGACCGACAAGGCCGCCGCTAAGACCAAGGCCGCTCCGAAGGCCGCCGAGAAGACGCCGGCCACCACCACGCCCGCCGAGATCGTCGGCCAGGTCGGCGCCACCGTCGGCCATGCGCTGGACCGCGCCCTCGACCCGCTGGCCTCGGCCCTGAAGCGCGCCGGCCTGCGCCGCGCCCAGAAGTCGGCCGGCGAGACCCCCGCCCAAGCCGCGGCCCCGCCGCCCGCCGCCCCGGGCAAGCCGGGCCTGGCCGTCTCGCCGCTGGTCGTGCCGTTCCCGACCATCCCGCCGATCGCCGGGGTGGAGATCGCCACCGGCCGCGCCGGCTTCTACAAGCACGAGCGGCCCGACCTGCTGCTGATGCGCTTCGCCGAGGGCACCTCGGGCGCCGGCGTCTTCACCCGTCACGGCGTGGGTTCGGCCCCGGTCGACTGGTGCAAGCGCCAGCTGGCCGCCACCGGCGGCGCGGACGTGCGCGCCCTGGTGGTCAACGCCGGCTGCGCCAACAGCTTCACCGGCAAGCCCGGCGCCGACGCCGTTCGCCGCGTGGCCACGGCCGTGGGCAAGCGCTTCGACTGCCGCCAGCGCGACGTGATGATGGCCTCGACCGGCGTCATCGGCGTGATCCTCGACGACAGCAAGATCACCTCGAACCTGCGCGAGGTGGAGACCCGCCTGACGCCGGACGGCTGGGCCGCCGCCGCCTCGGCGATCATGACCACCGACACCTTCCCGAAGGGCGCCTACGCCACGGCGACGATCGACGGGCACGAGGTGAAGATCGCCGGCATCGCCAAGGGCTCGGGCATGATCGCGCCCGACATGGCCACCATGCTGGCCTTCGTGGCCACCGACGCGGCCATCGCGCCCGCCGCCCTGCAGACCCTGGTCTCGCTCTATACCCGCACCACCTTCAACTGCGTGACGGTGGACGGCGACCGCTCGACCAACGACACCCTGCTCCTGTTCGCCACCGGCCAGTCGGGCGCGCCCAAGATCAGCCGCGCCGGCGACAAGCGCCTGGCCGACTTCCGCGAAAAGCTGGAAGGCGTGCTGCTGGACCTGGCCATGCAACTGGTCCGCGACGGCGAAGGCGCCACCAAGTTCGTCAAGATCACCGTCAACGGCGCTGAGAGCCCGCTGTCGGCCCGCAAGATCGCCCGCACGATCGCCGAGAGCCCGCTGGTCAAGACCGCCTTCGCCGGCGAGGACGCCAACTGGGGCCGCATCGTCATGGCCGTCGGCCGCGCCGACGAGCCGGTCAACCGCGAAAAGATCAGCGTCCGCTTCGGCGACCTCTACGCCGCCCGCGACGGCCTGGTCTCGGCCGAATACGACGAGGCGGCCATGAGCGCCTACATGAAGCACCAGGAACTCGAGGTCACCGTCGAGGTCGGCGTCGGCAAGGGCAGTTCCACCGTCTGGACCTGCGACCTGACCAAGCAGTACGTGGCGATCAACGGCGACTACCGGTCGTAG
- a CDS encoding mechanosensitive ion channel family protein yields the protein MSDNPLQRLDALELVKLGKSAITVGGLGAGIVIVIAALLAARLAAAGLRRLRARAADNASSLYIVEKLTTYGLVLVGLLAGLSTMGIDLTSLTVFAGAVGVGVGLGLQGVIKDFASGVSLVFERLIAVGDFVELSNGARGVVHEIGPRATRIRTNDATDVIVPNSVLVNDQVVNWTLRNTTRRIRVPFVTAFGVDKERVREAVLKAARSVPFTSADDAVRRTQVWLVGYGDHALKFELIVWPTVEAVRRPAAIFAAYTWAIDDALREAGIEIPYPQRDVRLRGLFGEEGEDARAALRLEPRAARKGRGKAAAHVSQNDAAEELGREDPDEAPPPSRTPPP from the coding sequence ATGAGCGACAATCCCCTGCAACGCCTGGACGCCCTCGAGCTGGTCAAGCTGGGCAAGTCGGCGATCACGGTGGGGGGCTTGGGGGCCGGCATCGTCATCGTCATCGCCGCCCTGCTGGCCGCGCGGCTGGCGGCGGCGGGACTTCGGCGCCTGCGGGCGCGGGCGGCCGACAACGCCTCCTCGCTCTATATCGTCGAGAAGCTGACCACCTACGGCCTGGTTCTGGTGGGCCTGTTGGCCGGCCTGTCGACCATGGGCATCGACCTAACCTCGCTGACGGTGTTCGCCGGGGCCGTGGGCGTCGGCGTTGGCCTGGGCCTGCAGGGGGTGATCAAGGACTTCGCCTCGGGCGTCAGCCTGGTGTTCGAGCGGCTGATCGCCGTGGGCGACTTCGTCGAGCTGTCGAACGGCGCGCGCGGGGTGGTGCACGAGATCGGCCCCCGCGCCACGCGCATCCGCACCAACGACGCCACTGACGTCATTGTGCCCAACTCGGTGCTGGTCAACGACCAGGTGGTCAACTGGACCCTGCGCAACACCACCCGCCGAATCCGCGTGCCGTTCGTCACCGCCTTCGGGGTGGACAAGGAAAGGGTGCGCGAGGCGGTGCTGAAGGCGGCCCGCAGCGTGCCCTTCACCAGCGCCGACGACGCCGTGCGTCGCACCCAGGTGTGGCTGGTCGGCTATGGCGACCACGCCCTGAAGTTCGAGCTGATCGTCTGGCCGACCGTGGAGGCGGTGCGCCGGCCGGCGGCGATCTTCGCGGCCTATACCTGGGCCATCGACGACGCCCTGCGCGAGGCCGGGATCGAGATACCCTATCCGCAGCGCGACGTGCGGCTGCGCGGGCTGTTCGGCGAGGAGGGCGAGGACGCCCGCGCCGCCCTGCGCCTGGAGCCGCGCGCGGCGCGCAAGGGGCGCGGCAAGGCCGCCGCGCACGTCTCGCAGAACGACGCCGCCGAGGAACTCGGCCGCGAGGATCCCGACGAGGCGCCGCCGCCCTCCAGAACCCCTCCCCCTTGA
- a CDS encoding nicotinate phosphoribosyltransferase, with amino-acid sequence MFDNLILDTDSYKASHWLQYPPGTTGAFSYVESRGGRYDRTVFFGLQAILKTALAAPVTHAMVDEAAQLLAAHGEPFNEAGWRRIVDVHGGRLPVRIRAVPEGTVVPVHQALMTIENTDPECFWLPSYLETLLLRVWYPVTVATTSWGVKQTIRAALEKTSDDPEGQLPFKLHDFGARGVSSKASAAIGGLAHLVNFLGSDTLAAVQAGRAWYNEPMAAFSIPAAEHSTITSWGREREADAYRNMLRQFGKPGALFSVVSDSYDLFDAISRIWGRELRDEVIASGATVVIRPDSGDPVAIVAETLRRLDEAFGSTVNAKGYKLLNHVRVIQGDGVNPVSIAAILERVIADGFSAENLAFGMGGGLLQQLDRDTQRFALKCSAAKVDGAWIDVSKNPVTDPGKRSKAGRLMLQRNAAGDYRTVAVGEDEAAPEGWEDAMVTVWEDGALLVDHTLAQVRARSEQG; translated from the coding sequence ATGTTCGACAACCTGATCCTCGACACCGACAGCTACAAGGCCAGCCACTGGCTGCAGTATCCGCCCGGCACGACCGGCGCCTTCTCCTATGTGGAGAGCCGGGGCGGGCGCTACGACCGCACGGTCTTCTTCGGCCTGCAGGCGATCCTGAAGACGGCGCTGGCCGCTCCGGTGACCCACGCCATGGTCGACGAGGCGGCGCAGCTGCTGGCCGCCCACGGCGAGCCCTTCAACGAGGCCGGCTGGCGGCGGATCGTCGACGTCCACGGCGGCCGCCTGCCGGTGCGCATCCGCGCCGTGCCGGAGGGGACGGTGGTCCCCGTCCACCAGGCGCTGATGACCATCGAGAACACCGATCCCGAGTGCTTCTGGCTGCCGTCGTACCTGGAGACCCTGCTGCTGCGGGTCTGGTATCCGGTGACCGTCGCGACCACCAGCTGGGGCGTCAAGCAGACGATCCGCGCGGCGCTGGAGAAGACCAGCGACGATCCCGAAGGCCAGCTGCCGTTCAAGCTGCACGACTTCGGGGCGCGGGGCGTCTCCAGCAAGGCGAGCGCGGCGATCGGCGGCCTGGCCCACCTCGTCAACTTCCTGGGCAGCGACACCCTGGCGGCCGTGCAGGCGGGCCGGGCCTGGTACAACGAGCCGATGGCCGCCTTCTCCATCCCGGCCGCCGAGCACAGCACCATCACCAGCTGGGGCCGCGAGCGCGAGGCCGACGCCTATCGCAACATGCTTAGGCAGTTCGGCAAGCCCGGCGCGCTGTTCTCGGTGGTGTCCGACAGCTACGACCTGTTCGACGCGATCAGCCGCATCTGGGGCCGGGAACTGCGCGACGAGGTGATCGCCAGCGGCGCGACCGTGGTGATCCGCCCGGACTCCGGCGATCCTGTCGCCATCGTCGCCGAAACCCTGCGGCGCCTGGACGAGGCCTTCGGCAGCACGGTCAACGCCAAGGGCTACAAGCTGCTGAACCACGTGCGGGTGATCCAGGGCGACGGGGTCAATCCGGTCAGCATCGCCGCGATCCTGGAGCGGGTGATCGCCGACGGCTTCAGCGCCGAGAACCTGGCCTTCGGCATGGGCGGTGGTTTGCTGCAGCAGCTGGACCGCGACACCCAGCGCTTCGCCCTGAAGTGCTCGGCCGCCAAGGTCGACGGCGCCTGGATCGACGTCAGCAAGAACCCGGTCACCGACCCGGGCAAGCGTTCCAAGGCCGGACGGCTGATGCTGCAGCGGAACGCGGCCGGCGACTACCGCACGGTGGCCGTCGGCGAGGACGAGGCCGCGCCCGAGGGCTGGGAGGACGCCATGGTCACGGTGTGGGAGGACGGCGCGTTGCTGGTCGACCACACGCTGGCGCAGGTGCGGGCGCGCAGCGAGCAGGGGTGA
- a CDS encoding HpcH/HpaI aldolase/citrate lyase family protein, with protein sequence MKTARGFFKPLAIGAPAPWRELPARVERMIHFVPPHLEKVRAKVGEIAPTVDVILANLEDAIPADAKGAALAGTIAMSREVGFKALGVGLWVRINCLNSPWHLDEVATLVEKAGEAIDVIMVPKVEGPWDIFYIDQLLASLEAKHGVTRPILLHAILETAEGVMNVEQIAGASPRMQGISLGPADLAASRAMKTTRVGGGHPGYRVIEDPHADGSPRVSIQQDLWHYTFAKMVDACAAHGIKPFYGPFGAIDDPVACEQQFRNAFLMGCAGAWSLHPSQIAIAKRVFSPDPAEVAFARRILEAMPDGSGVAMIDGKMQDDATWKQARVMVDCARQIAAKDAEYAALYGF encoded by the coding sequence ATGAAGACCGCCCGAGGCTTCTTCAAACCCCTGGCCATCGGCGCGCCGGCGCCGTGGCGCGAGCTTCCCGCCCGCGTCGAGCGGATGATCCACTTCGTGCCGCCGCACCTGGAGAAGGTGCGGGCCAAGGTCGGCGAGATCGCGCCCACGGTCGACGTGATCCTGGCCAATCTGGAGGACGCCATCCCCGCCGACGCCAAGGGCGCGGCCCTGGCCGGGACGATCGCGATGTCGCGCGAGGTCGGCTTCAAGGCCCTGGGCGTGGGGCTGTGGGTGCGGATCAACTGCCTCAACTCGCCCTGGCACCTCGACGAGGTGGCGACCCTGGTCGAGAAGGCCGGCGAGGCGATCGACGTCATCATGGTCCCCAAGGTCGAGGGACCGTGGGACATCTTCTACATCGACCAGCTCCTGGCCTCGCTGGAGGCCAAGCACGGCGTCACCCGGCCCATCCTGCTGCACGCCATCCTGGAGACGGCGGAAGGGGTGATGAACGTCGAGCAGATCGCCGGCGCCAGCCCGCGCATGCAGGGGATCTCGCTGGGGCCGGCCGATCTGGCCGCCAGCCGGGCGATGAAGACGACCCGGGTCGGCGGCGGTCATCCCGGCTATCGGGTGATCGAAGATCCGCATGCGGACGGATCACCCCGCGTCTCCATCCAGCAGGACCTCTGGCACTACACCTTCGCCAAGATGGTCGACGCCTGCGCGGCCCACGGCATCAAGCCGTTCTACGGTCCGTTCGGGGCGATCGACGATCCGGTCGCCTGCGAGCAGCAGTTCCGCAACGCCTTCCTGATGGGCTGCGCGGGAGCCTGGAGCCTGCATCCCAGCCAGATCGCCATCGCCAAGAGGGTGTTCAGCCCCGACCCGGCCGAGGTGGCCTTCGCCCGGCGCATCCTGGAGGCCATGCCCGACGGCTCGGGCGTGGCGATGATCGACGGCAAGATGCAGGACGACGCCACCTGGAAGCAGGCCAGGGTGATGGTCGACTGCGCCCGCCAGATCGCCGCCAAGGACGCCGAATATGCGGCGCTCTACGGTTTCTGA